One stretch of Nitrospirota bacterium DNA includes these proteins:
- a CDS encoding N-acetyltransferase, which yields MSYKKPANRKSLRIRKAATRDVREIHRLVNSFAKREQMLPRSLNEIYETLRDHIVCEDDGGDVTGVCALHILWEDLAEIRSLAVKADVQRQGTGKRLVKSCISEAKRLGIERIFVLTYNPDFFRSLGFVDIDKSELPQKIWGDCLRCHKFPECDEFALIKKV from the coding sequence ATGAGTTATAAAAAGCCTGCAAACCGTAAATCCTTACGAATCAGAAAGGCCGCCACACGGGACGTAAGGGAGATACATCGTCTCGTTAATTCTTTTGCAAAGAGGGAACAGATGTTGCCGCGCTCACTCAACGAGATATATGAAACCCTCAGAGATCATATTGTATGTGAAGATGATGGTGGTGACGTAACAGGTGTTTGTGCATTACATATACTCTGGGAGGACCTTGCAGAAATAAGGTCCCTGGCTGTAAAGGCGGATGTCCAGAGGCAGGGCACAGGAAAAAGACTGGTAAAAAGCTGTATTTCTGAGGCAAAACGGCTCGGCATAGAACGCATCTTTGTTCTTACCTACAATCCTGATTTTTTCCGGTCCCTCGGGTTTGTCGATATAGACAAGTCGGAGTTACCGCAAAAAATATGGGGAGACTGTCTCAGATGTCATAAGTTTCCGGAGTGTGATGAGTTTGCCTTGATTAAGAAGGTGT